ACGCCTGGCTTGGGCGCTCGCCATCGCATCCACCGGCGCCATGGTGCTTGGCGGCTGCCAGCGTCACCCACCCTCGCAGACGGCAGCGCCGCCCTCCGATCCATCGCCTCCAGTTGCCGCAGCACCTGCGTATACGCCGCCAACTGCCGACCAGCTCTACCAGCTGGTCGCTCCAATCGCCCTGTTTCCCGACAAGCTGCTGGCGCAGACGCTGGCGGCCTCGGTGTACCCGGATCAAATCATCGCCGCACAGGACTGGTTGCGCAGTCATGGCAGCCTGAGCGCCAGCGACCGCGCGCAGGCCACCGTCTCGCAATCCTGGGACCCCAGCATCAAGGCGCTGACCGCCTTTCCGGACGTTGTGGACCAGCTTGCCGGCAATCTCGACTGGACACGGGCGCTGGGCGATGCCTACGCGCACGATCCCAATGACGTGCTCAACGCGGTGCAGATCATGCGCCAGCGCGCGCAGGCCAGTGGTCACCTGCGCAGTACGCCGCAACAGCAGGTGCAGGTGGCGCGGCATGTGGTGGTCACGCCGATCCTAGACGCGGGCCGCGTGCCGCCACCCACGCAAGTGATCACCATCGAACCGGCGCAACCGGACGTGGTCTACGTGCCGCGCTACGACCCAGGCGTGGTCTACGGCACACCGGTCTATGTGGAACGCACCTATCGCTATCACCCGGTGCGTTGGTATGACCACAGCGACGTGGTGACTACCGGCGTGGTGTCCTTCGGCGTCGGCATCCTGGTCGGCATTGCGCTGGAACACCATCATGGCTGGTTTGGTTGGGCAACCCCGGCGCCCGCATGGCATCGCTGGGGCTGGAACAGCTGGGGCGTGGACTGGAATGCGCCGCCTGCAGCGCCGCATTACGTGGTCTACCAGCAGCATGTCTACGCGCCGCGCACCACCATCATCAACAACCGCACTAGCTATATCGATGCCCGCTCTTATGTGCATCAGGACCAACGTCGCTGGTCGAACAGCGCGCTGCCGTCTGCGCCTGGTGCGGCAGTGGTGCTCGCACCAGTCCCGGGGTCGCACATGGCTGCGCCGGTCACGCTGCCGGCAATCGCGCAATCCTTGCCGGCTGCGCGACGTCCCGGCGCATTTGCATCTGCGCCAAGCGACACACATCGCACGCCCGACTACGCGCATCTGTCTGCGCCGCGCTTCAATGCACAGATGTTGCAGCCAGGCCGCCCGGTGGCCACGCATGCGCCCTCCCCGCTCCCAGCCACTCTGCCACCAGCTCAGGTGGCGCCGCACGGGCAGAATGCCCCTGCCCCGATGGTCGCTTCAGCCGATCATCCGGACACCCGACACCTGGACGCCCGGACGACTGCATTGCAGAGCACGCGGCGCCAGCGTTCGGCGATGCCTCAGCCGCCACGCTCCTCGCAGACGGCGCCCCCAAGCCTGACAGCCATCGAACCTGCGCCGCGCACTACGCTGCCACCGCGCGAGGCCTTCGCCAACCAGCAACCGCGTGGGGCCAGACAGCCGGAACCGGAGGCGTCGCAGCTGCGCAATGCCCCCGTGCGTGGACAATCAATCGCTGTGCCTCAGCAACATGCCGCGTTCGTGGAACCGCAACGTGTCGAGCATGGGCTGCAGCCATCGCGACCGGTTCAACAT
The window above is part of the Xanthomonas campestris pv. badrii genome. Proteins encoded here:
- a CDS encoding DUF3300 domain-containing protein; this encodes MQRTQSWERLAWALAIASTGAMVLGGCQRHPPSQTAAPPSDPSPPVAAAPAYTPPTADQLYQLVAPIALFPDKLLAQTLAASVYPDQIIAAQDWLRSHGSLSASDRAQATVSQSWDPSIKALTAFPDVVDQLAGNLDWTRALGDAYAHDPNDVLNAVQIMRQRAQASGHLRSTPQQQVQVARHVVVTPILDAGRVPPPTQVITIEPAQPDVVYVPRYDPGVVYGTPVYVERTYRYHPVRWYDHSDVVTTGVVSFGVGILVGIALEHHHGWFGWATPAPAWHRWGWNSWGVDWNAPPAAPHYVVYQQHVYAPRTTIINNRTSYIDARSYVHQDQRRWSNSALPSAPGAAVVLAPVPGSHMAAPVTLPAIAQSLPAARRPGAFASAPSDTHRTPDYAHLSAPRFNAQMLQPGRPVATHAPSPLPATLPPAQVAPHGQNAPAPMVASADHPDTRHLDARTTALQSTRRQRSAMPQPPRSSQTAPPSLTAIEPAPRTTLPPREAFANQQPRGARQPEPEASQLRNAPVRGQSIAVPQQHAAFVEPQRVEHGLQPSRPVQHQVVQAPPQQHPQRVASFTAPHQAPARPAETHAQRPHSQPSQHHDHRRDS